CATTCATACCTTCGCAAACACAAATGTGATAGGTCTTACTATTAACCACGAGAACATGTCCTGCGCCGAGGTCGATGCAGCCATCACATTATATGAGTACGAACTCGGTATTCCAGCTACTGATGCGCTGACAAAGTCACCCGCACGGCTTGTGGAAATGGTTTTTACAGCTTTTCCTGATCTCAAGAAAGAGTTGGCAGTTATCGCCTGATGGCCGCACCTCGATTGGAGATAGACCTAAATAAGATCTACCATAACGCACACACACTGGTAAAACTCCTGTCCGCAAAGGGCATTACCGTAACGGGCGTTACAAAGGCAACTCTCGGCTCACCCGAAATCGCTGGGGCCTTGCTTGAAGCAGGCGTAACCGGGCTCGGCGACTCCCGCATCGAGAATATCAAGGCGATGCGAGATTCTAAAGTAGCAGGATCAATGACACTCACCCGTTCCCCCATGCTAAGCCAGGCGGATCTTGTCGTAATGAACGCAGACATAAGCTTCAACACCGAGCTTGATGTCATCAAAATGTTATCACTTGCCGCGCGACGGCTTGAGCGGATCCATGGAATCGTACTAATGGTTGAGCTGGGAGACCTGCGTGAAGGTATAATGCCAAACGAATTAATAAACACCGTGCGGGAGACTCTTTGTCTTGAGAATATTGAGTTCAAAGGGATCGCTGCCAACCTTGCCTGCCGAAGCGGAGTGTCGCCAGATGCCAGAAACATGGCCGAACTCTCTTCTTTTGCAGACTCCATTGAAGAGGTTTTGGGTATAACAGTCGATATCGTATCCGGCGGTAACTCTGCCAACCTCCGGTGGGCGCTCAGCGACGCAGATACAGGGCGGATCAATAATTTACGTTTAGGTGAATCGATCCTGCTTGGTTGCGAACCTCTAGATCGCCAACCGATTAACGGATTGCATACCGATGCCATTACACTTTTTGGGGAAGTGATTGAGTCGAAGGTCAAACCATCGCTAC
The Nitrospinota bacterium genome window above contains:
- a CDS encoding NAD-dependent epimerase/dehydratase family protein encodes the protein IHTFANTNVIGLTINHENMSCAEVDAAITLYEYELGIPATDALTKSPARLVEMVFTAFPDLKKELAVIA
- a CDS encoding alanine/ornithine racemase family PLP-dependent enzyme; its protein translation is MAAPRLEIDLNKIYHNAHTLVKLLSAKGITVTGVTKATLGSPEIAGALLEAGVTGLGDSRIENIKAMRDSKVAGSMTLTRSPMLSQADLVVMNADISFNTELDVIKMLSLAARRLERIHGIVLMVELGDLREGIMPNELINTVRETLCLENIEFKGIAANLACRSGVSPDARNMAELSSFADSIEEVLGITVDIVSGGNSANLRWALSDADTGRINNLRLGESILLGCEPLDRQPINGLHTDAITLFGEVIESKVKPSLPWGEIAQTAFGKKSPPSRDRGSISQTIVAIGMQDTDPGGLLMPAGIDILGASSDHLILESDLRVGEELVFQLNYSAMVRAMTSPFVFKSYSAREVVDN